A genomic segment from Luteolibacter ambystomatis encodes:
- a CDS encoding PDZ domain-containing protein, which yields MKTTTLMSLIALAAMTAARGESSDSAPAAPAKVAERIAIASAATAGGSGSSSSSSTATTMKDAVISITGAADGDGEVQFHIVGPDGKETTEVAGGFTDVALPMRWAFSSGNGEDTFISRKPSGPVTYLGLSTAPVTEDLAPHLPVPPDTGLVVEVVAADSPAEKAGLLRNDILARLDDQILIQPRQLSVLVANHKEGDKVKLVLIRQGKEAEVIATLGKKENTVSTTGWKGVGGGFGTSGAAVPLRTFTRRLEVHPPGPDGAPEIKELPDATAQQYKLAMEALQGAVGKKDKTAATASDANAAVEKQLAELRAQLEELSRTIKQTGEKK from the coding sequence ATGAAAACAACCACACTGATGTCCCTCATCGCCCTGGCCGCCATGACCGCGGCCCGCGGCGAATCTTCCGATTCCGCTCCCGCTGCCCCGGCCAAGGTTGCGGAAAGGATCGCCATTGCCAGCGCCGCCACCGCGGGTGGATCCGGTTCCTCGTCCTCCTCCTCCACTGCGACGACCATGAAGGATGCGGTGATTTCCATCACCGGCGCGGCCGACGGCGATGGTGAGGTCCAATTCCACATTGTCGGCCCGGATGGCAAGGAGACAACCGAAGTGGCGGGTGGCTTCACCGATGTCGCTCTGCCGATGCGCTGGGCCTTCAGCAGCGGCAATGGCGAGGATACCTTCATCAGCCGCAAGCCGTCGGGACCCGTCACCTATCTCGGGCTTTCGACCGCGCCCGTGACCGAGGACCTTGCTCCGCATCTTCCCGTCCCGCCGGATACGGGTCTGGTGGTGGAGGTCGTGGCTGCCGACAGTCCGGCGGAGAAGGCCGGCCTTCTCCGCAATGACATCCTCGCCCGGCTCGATGACCAGATCCTCATCCAGCCGCGCCAGCTCTCCGTGCTCGTGGCGAACCACAAGGAAGGTGACAAGGTGAAGCTGGTGCTGATCCGTCAGGGCAAGGAAGCCGAAGTCATCGCCACCCTTGGCAAGAAGGAGAACACCGTCTCCACCACCGGGTGGAAAGGCGTGGGAGGTGGCTTCGGAACCAGCGGTGCGGCCGTGCCGTTGCGCACCTTCACGCGCCGCCTTGAGGTTCATCCTCCGGGTCCGGATGGTGCTCCGGAGATCAAGGAGCTCCCGGATGCGACGGCCCAGCAGTACAAGCTGGCAATGGAGGCTCTCCAGGGAGCCGTCGGCAAAAAGGACAAAACCGCCGCCACCGCATCGGATGCGAACGCGGCGGTGGAGAAGCAGCTCGCGGAACTCCGCGCCCAGCTCGAGGAGCTGTCCCGCACGATCAAGCAGACCGGAGAGAAGAAGTAA
- a CDS encoding RNA polymerase sigma factor, whose translation MAEETPPHDDWNTWLAANAGRFLLFARQQARCLHDAEDILQESLVESWRRSGGKPEAALVFTTIRRRAIDLGRRTDRRAHREQASADLSLFTVSAGNEDGLTLIELERALKHLPAAQRDVLMLKFWGGLTFAEVAQTLEIPQGTAASRYRSALETLRESLTALVS comes from the coding sequence ATGGCAGAAGAGACTCCACCACACGACGACTGGAACACCTGGCTCGCTGCAAACGCGGGCCGGTTCCTGCTCTTCGCCCGCCAGCAGGCACGCTGCCTCCACGATGCGGAAGACATCCTCCAGGAGTCGCTGGTGGAATCCTGGCGCCGGTCCGGCGGAAAACCGGAAGCCGCCCTCGTCTTCACCACCATCCGCCGCCGCGCCATCGACCTCGGGCGGCGCACCGACCGCCGCGCCCACCGTGAGCAGGCCAGCGCGGACCTTTCCCTCTTCACCGTCTCCGCGGGGAATGAGGACGGCCTCACGCTGATCGAGCTGGAACGTGCCTTGAAGCACCTGCCCGCCGCACAGCGCGATGTGCTCATGCTCAAATTCTGGGGCGGCCTCACCTTCGCCGAGGTCGCCCAAACCCTGGAAATCCCGCAGGGCACCGCGGCCTCCCGCTACCGCAGCGCCCTGGAAACCCTCCGTGAATCCCTCACTGCCCTCGTGTCATGA
- a CDS encoding LamG-like jellyroll fold domain-containing protein has product MKNPKSTLCAVALLAAASTPAHAEYYNFTGPSGASIDGSDILYQETRYPVWPQSTYNARWFPGIAGTTTSTSFYSGPTWNGSYDTGTRSIGYIQSFWGIDNPVTAGDSVTPEWWHGNMRDVPSVGEGASGKVEGSWSMTTGTWYPTAVRIWRPTGNPANVSKCGQWFKDGVTGKWHHLSTFNMPFVATRFTGDTGFIEDFSNGNVNPHRVDFRNYYFRKSGTWTPGKTFKPSTRQATEKGTSGLIESNTAGFFETCSGTSYTGNMGPGAQELTYTLTMPTTPTFDTPVVSSVTAVTTTNQLDVKWAMSATSSPQFSYKIEVFPTTNTSGTPSLTVTKIDPDTTDVLIPTTGLPTPTVKVTITDIFDQVATAVVATASTATLANASTPSGTVAGLGYKYYEGSWTALPTFDAALDTSSLVQSGGVNAVDITVHRQTTKYAAQYKGYVNIPSDGLWSFTLKSSDGSKLLIDGTAVVTNDGVHGGGFEVIGATGLKAGKHAVEVQYFKSDPGATGSNEENLIQLTWEGPSVAKAAIPESAWSRVPTGGEPTITLTSPANGATVAADAASLTASVNPASQTLQSVRFYNKDTCWGAAYSSTASGANRLFASSELLGAGANHLRARLVYGSSGQYTLDSPTIDITVTQPGISPWQFSAIGSHVFQAASSVSNNVHTLVGDNLNFNWQLISGNTTIVARLKRRPGTSWVSQFDGTGYDGGWSGGIIFRQDLTGYPGSEIGNKFITLLASASNGIYLQDNTNSNAGGLFWPSPNLQNASNTYNWMKLQRAGNVFTAYLSVDGTTWDNVGSRDLSAQGFNTAMYVGVYSLARPSTNPNPNRWQFDSVAVGTSLPTPPALPDYVARWAMNEGTGAGVADSTPDPINGVIQNAAPWVTGVAGTGLDFNGTNQSVLIPPLSLNTNTVTLTGWVKRNGAQTAWAGIAFTRGSLTSGMMFGPSNDLRFTWDSGSNSSYNFSSGLVPPDGTWTFCALAVEPTKATLYMKPQGGSLTSSVCTGTFNASPFDGDFYLGWDTNSSGRRYKGSMDDFRVYRRTLSSTEITAIASGNGAPSFTTDPFSKPGASSGSGYSSTLAGSATDPDSGDVLTYSKVSGPSWLTVAANGMLGGTPMSGNAGTNSFTVRVTDVDGASDDATLTITVTDPNAAPDSDGDGFSNALETALGTDPNNASSKPATSYSGLRAWWKLDETTGTSAAEVTGRTGQTGTLLNTPVWTTGRIGNGLDLNGTTQAVSVPALNLGINNVTLSAWVKRNGSQYGYSGIVYSRDGSASGLMVGPSNDLRYTWAGGQWGFSSGLTIPDGVWTYCAVVVEPTKATLYMMPDGGAMQTAVNTTAHAEAPFSATLYLGWDTNQNERHFKGTIDDVKIYTRSLTATEISQVATAPVSLPWQSQDIGSTGVTGSAMQTSGTLILSGSGADIWGTADAFRYTWQALTGDGSITARVATQQNTDGWAKAGVMIRESLTAGSKQAMLAVTPGNGVALQYRSTTSGASSNTAGSTSAAPRWVRLTRTGDVLRAYESADGSTWTQVGTDTTITMAANIYIGLAVTSHNNTVSSTATFDSITVVP; this is encoded by the coding sequence CAAGGTCGAGGGCTCGTGGTCGATGACCACCGGCACCTGGTATCCCACGGCGGTCCGCATCTGGCGGCCCACGGGAAATCCCGCGAACGTCTCGAAATGTGGCCAGTGGTTCAAAGACGGCGTCACTGGCAAGTGGCACCACCTTTCCACCTTCAACATGCCCTTCGTGGCCACGCGCTTCACCGGTGACACGGGCTTCATCGAGGACTTTTCCAACGGCAACGTGAATCCGCACCGCGTGGATTTCCGGAACTACTACTTCCGCAAGAGCGGGACATGGACGCCGGGCAAGACCTTCAAGCCCTCCACGCGGCAGGCCACGGAAAAGGGAACGTCCGGACTGATCGAGAGCAACACCGCGGGGTTCTTCGAAACCTGTTCGGGTACCAGCTACACCGGCAACATGGGCCCTGGCGCGCAGGAGCTGACCTACACGCTGACAATGCCGACCACGCCGACCTTCGACACTCCGGTGGTCAGTTCGGTGACGGCGGTGACGACCACCAACCAGCTCGACGTGAAGTGGGCGATGAGCGCGACCAGTTCACCGCAGTTCTCCTACAAGATCGAGGTCTTCCCCACCACCAACACCTCCGGCACACCCTCGCTGACGGTGACGAAAATCGATCCGGACACCACCGACGTGCTGATCCCGACCACCGGCCTGCCGACGCCGACGGTGAAAGTGACGATCACCGACATCTTCGATCAGGTCGCGACGGCGGTCGTAGCCACCGCCTCCACCGCCACGCTGGCGAATGCCAGCACGCCCTCCGGCACGGTGGCGGGCCTGGGTTACAAGTACTATGAAGGCAGTTGGACGGCGCTCCCCACGTTCGATGCCGCACTGGACACCTCCAGTCTGGTGCAGAGCGGCGGCGTGAATGCCGTGGACATCACCGTCCATCGCCAGACCACGAAATATGCCGCCCAATACAAGGGCTACGTGAACATCCCCTCGGACGGCCTCTGGTCGTTCACGCTGAAATCCTCGGACGGCAGCAAGCTGCTCATCGACGGCACCGCTGTGGTGACGAACGATGGCGTGCATGGCGGTGGCTTCGAGGTCATCGGTGCCACCGGCCTGAAGGCGGGCAAGCACGCGGTGGAAGTGCAGTACTTCAAGAGCGATCCCGGAGCGACCGGCAGCAATGAGGAAAACCTGATCCAGCTCACCTGGGAAGGCCCCTCCGTGGCGAAAGCCGCGATTCCCGAAAGCGCCTGGTCACGCGTGCCAACAGGTGGCGAGCCCACCATCACGCTGACCTCTCCGGCCAATGGTGCGACGGTGGCCGCGGATGCGGCTTCCCTCACCGCGAGCGTGAATCCCGCGAGCCAGACGCTGCAATCGGTGCGCTTCTACAACAAGGACACCTGCTGGGGCGCGGCCTACAGTTCCACCGCCTCCGGCGCGAACCGTCTCTTCGCCTCCTCCGAGCTGCTCGGCGCGGGCGCAAACCACCTGCGCGCCCGTCTCGTCTATGGCAGCAGCGGCCAATACACGCTGGATTCCCCCACCATTGACATCACCGTCACGCAGCCGGGGATTTCACCGTGGCAATTCTCCGCCATCGGTTCGCACGTCTTCCAGGCAGCCTCCAGCGTGTCGAACAACGTCCACACGCTGGTCGGAGACAATCTCAACTTCAACTGGCAGCTCATCAGCGGCAATACGACCATCGTCGCACGGCTCAAACGCCGTCCGGGCACCTCATGGGTCTCGCAGTTCGATGGCACCGGCTATGACGGCGGCTGGTCCGGCGGCATCATCTTCCGCCAGGATCTCACTGGCTATCCCGGCAGCGAGATCGGCAACAAGTTCATCACCCTGCTGGCCTCCGCCTCGAATGGCATCTACCTGCAGGACAACACCAATTCGAACGCGGGCGGCCTCTTCTGGCCTTCACCGAACCTGCAGAACGCCTCGAACACCTACAACTGGATGAAGCTCCAGCGTGCGGGCAATGTCTTCACCGCCTATCTCTCGGTGGATGGCACGACCTGGGACAACGTGGGCTCGCGCGATCTCTCCGCCCAAGGCTTCAACACCGCGATGTACGTGGGCGTTTACTCGCTGGCCCGTCCCAGCACGAATCCGAACCCGAACCGCTGGCAGTTCGACTCGGTGGCGGTCGGCACCAGCCTCCCCACCCCGCCCGCACTGCCGGACTACGTGGCCCGCTGGGCGATGAACGAAGGCACCGGAGCCGGTGTGGCGGACAGCACGCCCGATCCGATCAACGGTGTGATCCAGAACGCCGCGCCGTGGGTCACGGGCGTGGCCGGAACCGGACTCGACTTCAACGGCACCAACCAATCGGTGCTCATCCCGCCGCTGTCGCTGAACACGAATACGGTCACTCTCACCGGCTGGGTGAAGCGCAATGGCGCGCAGACCGCATGGGCTGGCATCGCCTTCACGCGTGGCTCGCTGACCAGCGGCATGATGTTCGGTCCTTCCAATGACCTGCGCTTCACCTGGGACTCGGGATCGAACTCGTCCTACAACTTCAGCAGCGGCCTGGTGCCACCGGATGGCACGTGGACCTTCTGCGCGCTGGCGGTGGAACCGACGAAGGCGACGCTCTATATGAAGCCGCAGGGCGGCTCTCTCACCTCATCCGTATGCACCGGTACGTTCAATGCCTCGCCCTTCGATGGTGACTTCTACCTGGGCTGGGACACGAACAGCAGCGGCCGCCGCTACAAAGGCTCGATGGATGATTTCCGCGTTTACCGCCGCACCCTGAGCTCCACGGAAATCACAGCCATCGCCTCGGGCAATGGCGCTCCGTCGTTCACCACCGATCCATTCAGCAAGCCGGGCGCAAGCTCGGGCAGCGGCTATAGTTCCACGCTGGCGGGATCCGCCACCGATCCGGACAGCGGTGATGTGCTCACCTATTCCAAGGTGTCCGGTCCCTCGTGGCTGACGGTCGCCGCGAATGGCATGCTCGGCGGCACGCCAATGTCCGGCAATGCAGGCACCAACAGCTTCACCGTGCGCGTCACCGACGTGGATGGCGCGAGCGATGATGCCACGCTGACCATCACCGTGACCGACCCGAATGCCGCGCCGGACAGCGATGGCGACGGTTTCTCCAATGCGCTCGAAACCGCGCTGGGCACCGATCCGAACAATGCATCATCGAAGCCCGCCACCTCCTACTCCGGCCTGCGCGCCTGGTGGAAGCTGGATGAAACCACCGGCACCTCCGCTGCGGAGGTCACGGGACGCACCGGCCAAACCGGCACGTTGTTGAACACGCCGGTGTGGACCACCGGCCGCATCGGCAACGGTCTCGACCTCAACGGCACAACCCAGGCGGTGTCCGTGCCCGCGCTGAACCTCGGCATCAACAACGTGACGCTCAGCGCCTGGGTGAAGCGCAATGGCAGCCAGTATGGCTACAGCGGCATCGTTTACAGCCGGGATGGCAGCGCCTCCGGCCTGATGGTTGGCCCCTCCAACGACCTGCGCTACACTTGGGCGGGCGGCCAATGGGGATTCTCCAGCGGCCTGACCATCCCGGACGGCGTGTGGACGTATTGCGCGGTGGTGGTCGAGCCGACCAAGGCCACGCTCTACATGATGCCGGATGGCGGCGCGATGCAAACGGCGGTGAACACCACCGCGCACGCGGAGGCTCCGTTCAGCGCCACCTTGTACCTCGGCTGGGATACCAACCAGAACGAGCGCCACTTCAAGGGCACGATCGACGATGTGAAGATCTACACGCGTTCGCTCACCGCCACGGAGATCAGCCAGGTGGCCACCGCCCCGGTGTCGCTGCCGTGGCAGTCGCAGGACATCGGCAGCACCGGCGTGACCGGCTCGGCGATGCAGACCTCGGGCACGCTGATCCTGTCCGGCTCCGGCGCGGACATCTGGGGCACGGCGGATGCCTTCCGCTACACATGGCAGGCGCTGACCGGTGATGGCTCCATCACCGCACGCGTGGCCACCCAGCAGAACACCGATGGCTGGGCGAAGGCAGGCGTGATGATCCGTGAGAGCCTCACCGCCGGGTCGAAGCAGGCCATGCTCGCGGTCACTCCGGGCAATGGCGTGGCTTTGCAATACCGCTCCACCACCAGTGGCGCGAGCAGCAACACCGCTGGCTCCACCTCCGCCGCACCGCGCTGGGTGAGGCTCACCCGCACCGGCGATGTACTACGCGCCTACGAGTCCGCGGACGGCTCCACCTGGACCCAGGTGGGAACGGACACCACCATCACCATGGCCGCGAACATCTACATCGGCCTCGCGGTGACCTCGCACAACAACACCGTCTCCAGCACCGCCACCTTCGACAGCATCACCGTTGTGCCCTGA
- a CDS encoding sulfatase family protein codes for MLPLPSRAEEKQNRPPNVIIIYIDDMGYGDIGPFGAKGYKTPNLDRMAAEGTKFTSFYSVQAVCSASRAGLMTGCYPNRLGISGALHPHSQVGLAPEEITIAEICKSRGYATGCFGKWHLGDAKEFLPLQQGFDEYFGLPYSNDMLPKPGSKNPPLPLIDGNTVVNPDVDDAAQDMLTTWYTEHAVDFIRRHKDKPFFLYLPHSMVHIPLHVSDKFRGKSGHGLFGDVVEEVDWSVGQVLDELKRSGIDGHTLVMFCSDNGPWLCYGDHAGTAGPLREGKGTSWDGGVREPTLMRWPGHIPAGRTSDAVLATIDMLPTIASLSGAELPARKIDGRNITEIITGKSDASPHEALFFYYHVNDLEAMRSGKWKLEFPRSYTSLDGKPGGKDGKPAPYKNLTVPAVQLYDLDSDPGQKTDLAAAHPDVVARLTALADKQRAELGDALGKQPGTARRQPGKTSPASVFPSDEGFDKKPDPKYTPKH; via the coding sequence ATGCTTCCACTGCCATCCCGCGCGGAGGAGAAGCAGAATCGTCCGCCGAATGTGATCATCATCTACATCGATGACATGGGCTACGGCGACATCGGTCCGTTCGGAGCGAAGGGTTACAAGACGCCGAACCTCGACCGCATGGCCGCGGAGGGCACGAAGTTCACCAGCTTCTACTCCGTGCAGGCGGTGTGCTCCGCCAGCCGCGCCGGGCTCATGACCGGCTGCTATCCGAACCGCCTCGGCATCTCCGGCGCACTGCACCCACATTCGCAGGTCGGGCTTGCCCCGGAGGAAATCACGATCGCGGAGATATGCAAATCCCGCGGCTATGCCACCGGCTGCTTCGGCAAGTGGCACCTCGGCGACGCGAAAGAATTCCTGCCACTCCAACAGGGCTTCGACGAATACTTCGGCCTGCCCTATTCCAACGACATGCTGCCGAAGCCGGGGAGCAAGAATCCGCCGCTGCCGCTGATCGATGGCAACACCGTGGTGAATCCCGACGTGGACGATGCCGCGCAGGACATGCTCACCACCTGGTACACGGAGCATGCCGTGGATTTCATCCGCCGCCACAAGGACAAGCCGTTCTTCCTCTACCTCCCGCACTCGATGGTGCATATCCCGCTGCATGTCTCGGACAAGTTCCGCGGCAAGAGCGGACACGGACTCTTCGGCGATGTCGTGGAGGAGGTCGATTGGTCGGTCGGCCAGGTGCTCGATGAATTGAAACGCAGCGGCATCGACGGGCACACGCTGGTGATGTTCTGCTCGGACAACGGACCGTGGCTCTGCTACGGCGATCACGCGGGCACCGCCGGGCCGCTTCGCGAGGGCAAGGGAACGAGTTGGGACGGCGGCGTGCGCGAGCCCACGCTGATGCGCTGGCCCGGCCACATCCCGGCAGGCCGCACCAGCGATGCCGTGCTCGCCACCATCGACATGCTGCCGACCATCGCCAGCCTTTCCGGCGCGGAACTGCCCGCGCGGAAAATCGATGGCAGGAACATCACGGAGATCATCACCGGAAAGAGCGATGCCTCTCCCCATGAGGCACTGTTCTTCTACTACCACGTGAACGATCTGGAAGCGATGCGCTCCGGAAAGTGGAAGCTCGAGTTCCCCCGCTCCTACACCTCGCTGGATGGCAAGCCGGGCGGCAAGGATGGCAAGCCCGCGCCCTACAAGAACCTCACGGTCCCCGCCGTACAACTCTACGATCTCGACTCCGATCCCGGACAAAAGACCGATCTCGCCGCCGCACATCCGGACGTGGTGGCGCGGCTCACCGCCCTGGCGGACAAGCAGCGCGCGGAACTCGGCGACGCTCTCGGGAAACAGCCTGGCACCGCCCGCCGTCAACCGGGCAAAACCAGCCCGGCTTCCGTGTTCCCCTCGGACGAGGGTTTCGACAAGAAGCCGGACCCGAAATACACGCCGAAGCACTAG
- a CDS encoding GNAT family N-acetyltransferase, producing MDTVTDNAARGRFELIEGGKLAFADYQVRDDVLVLPHVEADPALRGQGTAGRLMEGVLAIARERGLKVLPVCGYAAAWIRRHPEHHDLRA from the coding sequence ATGGACACCGTGACCGACAATGCCGCCCGCGGCCGCTTCGAACTGATCGAGGGGGGCAAGCTCGCGTTCGCCGATTACCAGGTGCGGGACGACGTGCTGGTGTTGCCGCATGTGGAGGCGGATCCGGCCTTGCGCGGCCAAGGCACGGCGGGTCGTCTGATGGAGGGCGTGCTGGCGATCGCCCGTGAACGCGGGTTGAAGGTGCTGCCTGTTTGCGGCTACGCCGCCGCCTGGATCCGGCGCCACCCGGAACACCACGACCTGCGGGCGTGA